In one window of Candidatus Neomarinimicrobiota bacterium DNA:
- a CDS encoding biopolymer transporter ExbD — MAIKKKTKLKAEIPTSSMPDIIFMLLIFFMMTTTMRQFEGLKVILPQARKIEKVETKRHVSYIFVGRDGVISVDDKLIQVNDVRKVMYSKRVADPQLIVSIRADRNVQMGVISQIHNELREADALRVNYSATTANY; from the coding sequence ATGGCGATAAAGAAAAAAACAAAGCTGAAAGCTGAAATCCCCACGTCATCTATGCCTGATATTATTTTCATGTTGTTGATCTTTTTCATGATGACGACAACCATGCGCCAGTTTGAAGGATTGAAGGTGATTCTTCCACAGGCCCGTAAGATTGAAAAAGTAGAAACCAAACGGCATGTATCCTATATTTTTGTGGGACGAGACGGTGTGATATCTGTGGATGATAAACTGATCCAGGTGAATGACGTGAGAAAGGTTATGTATTCCAAACGTGTGGCCGATCCCCAGCTGATCGTATCTATCAGAGCGGACCGGAATGTGCAGATGGGGGTTATCTCTCAGATTCACAATGAACTCCGTGAAGCCGATGCGCTCCGGGTGAATTATTCAGCCACCACAGCTAATTACTAA
- a CDS encoding biopolymer transporter ExbD, which yields MLVKNRKRKKAEIPSSSMSDIAFLLLVFFLLVSTIDPDKGIGFVLPGKGGEFKVNPKNITNVLVNASGQVLMNDKEVQPREISREAQRLLSQNSLMIFSVQTAENTKYQDYIKVIDQLKLANATRISIADSE from the coding sequence ATGCTTGTAAAAAATAGAAAACGTAAAAAAGCTGAAATCCCCTCGTCATCTATGTCCGACATTGCTTTTTTGCTCCTGGTCTTTTTTCTTCTGGTCTCTACCATCGATCCGGATAAGGGGATTGGATTCGTCTTGCCGGGGAAAGGCGGGGAATTTAAGGTGAATCCTAAAAATATCACGAATGTCCTGGTGAATGCTTCGGGACAAGTCCTTATGAACGATAAGGAAGTACAGCCCCGGGAAATCAGCCGTGAAGCTCAACGGCTCCTTTCACAAAATTCCCTGATGATTTTCTCTGTACAAACAGCGGAAAATACAAAATACCAGGATTATATTAAAGTGATAGATCAGTTGAAATTGGCGAATGCAACCCGTATTTCCATCGCCGATTCGGAATAA
- a CDS encoding MotA/TolQ/ExbB proton channel family protein: MVELFVKGGPFMPWILGVFIFGLIIVFERFYSLTAAELRTRSFLKKIETILREEGPEAAKEECEKSSSPVAAIYHEALSRMDQGLERVEKVIESAGSLEMAFLEKNQIWLSTAITIAPMLGFIGTVSGMVSAFNDVAAANDISPAIVASGISEALLTTLFGLIVAVIISIFQNWFMSRIDKMVIDLEKSAVTLVDVLSLKMKK; the protein is encoded by the coding sequence ATGGTTGAATTATTTGTAAAGGGCGGTCCGTTTATGCCCTGGATCCTTGGTGTGTTCATTTTTGGACTCATCATTGTATTTGAACGGTTTTATTCACTCACAGCTGCTGAACTCAGAACCCGCTCATTCCTGAAGAAAATTGAAACGATTCTCAGGGAAGAAGGACCGGAAGCTGCTAAGGAAGAATGTGAAAAATCCAGCAGCCCTGTTGCAGCGATTTATCATGAAGCCCTCAGCCGTATGGATCAGGGGCTGGAACGGGTGGAAAAAGTGATTGAATCTGCCGGTTCTCTGGAAATGGCATTTCTTGAAAAGAACCAGATCTGGCTTTCGACAGCTATCACAATTGCACCTATGCTTGGATTTATTGGTACGGTTTCGGGTATGGTAAGTGCTTTTAACGATGTGGCTGCTGCCAATGATATTTCACCCGCTATTGTGGCCAGCGGTATTTCTGAAGCCTTGCTGACGACATTGTTTGGCTTGATTGTGGCTGTGATTATCTCCATTTTCCAGAACTGGTTCATGAGCCGTATTGATAAAATGGTTATCGACCTGGAAAAAAGTGCCGTAACCCTGGTGGATGTATTATCCTTAAAAATGAAAAAATAA
- a CDS encoding S41 family peptidase, which translates to MKKKIFLSTLTILLLATAIFYPKISASVDDLYLKIAVMNDIISIINESYVDEVDWAKTMEGAYRGMLEELDPHSVYINKEKLKTVKEEFQGNFQGIGIEFDIIDGYITVISPIVGTPSERVGLQSGDKFLKINGESAYKITQEETFKKLRGPKGTSVTLTVKRVGEEEPFEVEIIRDDIPIYSVLAHFLVDENIGYVLVNRFSQKTAEEFSAALHDLEAQGMTALIIDLRYNGGGYMNEAVEMLDHFLNAGDMIVYTKGRLPNANEEFYATGKGEFKDLPVVVMINRGSASASEIVSGALQDLDRGMIVGETSFGKGLVQRQWPLKDGSAVRVTVARYYTPSGRLIQRPYNNGLQDYYESIILADEADSTAHDTTDKPVFKTRSGRIVYGGGGITPDVLVKRQLNLSKSTVKVFQHSDRLFFKFAQELSKKYPDPPANAETFIFNADLPEGYLEDFLTFVGDKVESLTLEDLQKDKDYIEMQLKSEMAKMWWGNNAFYKARLLTDNQFKAALEHISDAKKLPGLKP; encoded by the coding sequence ATGAAAAAGAAAATATTTCTCTCCACACTGACCATTCTGTTATTGGCAACAGCTATATTTTACCCCAAAATCTCCGCTTCAGTTGATGATTTATATTTGAAAATTGCGGTGATGAATGACATCATCTCCATTATTAATGAGAGTTATGTAGACGAGGTAGACTGGGCCAAAACAATGGAGGGGGCATACCGGGGGATGCTGGAAGAATTGGATCCCCACTCTGTCTATATCAACAAGGAAAAGCTGAAAACCGTTAAGGAAGAATTCCAGGGGAACTTTCAGGGAATTGGAATCGAATTTGATATTATTGATGGATACATCACGGTTATTTCACCTATTGTGGGCACCCCATCCGAACGGGTAGGCTTGCAATCCGGGGATAAGTTCCTCAAAATTAATGGTGAATCTGCTTATAAAATCACACAGGAAGAAACGTTTAAAAAACTCCGTGGACCCAAAGGGACATCCGTTACCCTCACGGTAAAACGGGTAGGGGAAGAAGAACCTTTTGAAGTGGAAATTATCCGGGATGATATTCCCATTTACTCTGTCCTCGCCCATTTCCTCGTCGATGAAAATATAGGATATGTCCTTGTGAACCGGTTTTCTCAAAAAACAGCCGAGGAATTTTCTGCTGCCCTTCATGATTTGGAAGCACAAGGCATGACAGCTCTCATCATTGATTTGCGCTATAACGGCGGAGGCTATATGAATGAGGCAGTGGAAATGCTGGATCATTTTCTGAATGCCGGTGACATGATTGTCTATACCAAAGGCCGTTTACCCAATGCCAACGAAGAATTTTATGCTACAGGGAAAGGCGAATTTAAAGATTTGCCCGTTGTGGTCATGATTAATCGGGGCTCAGCCAGTGCTTCGGAAATTGTCAGCGGAGCTCTTCAGGATCTGGACCGGGGAATGATTGTGGGGGAGACCAGCTTTGGTAAAGGACTTGTTCAGCGGCAGTGGCCTCTGAAAGATGGTTCGGCTGTCCGGGTAACCGTTGCGCGGTATTACACTCCTTCCGGCAGACTGATTCAACGTCCCTACAATAATGGTCTGCAGGATTACTATGAGTCCATTATTTTAGCGGATGAGGCTGATTCAACAGCTCATGATACAACAGATAAACCGGTTTTTAAGACCAGATCCGGAAGGATTGTTTACGGAGGTGGAGGCATTACGCCTGATGTGCTGGTTAAAAGACAATTGAACCTGTCTAAGTCAACAGTGAAGGTCTTTCAGCACAGCGACCGGCTCTTTTTCAAATTTGCTCAGGAATTGAGTAAAAAGTATCCTGATCCTCCTGCAAATGCCGAAACATTTATCTTCAACGCAGATCTTCCCGAAGGATATCTTGAGGATTTTCTGACCTTTGTTGGGGATAAGGTTGAATCCTTAACGCTTGAAGACCTGCAAAAAGACAAAGATTACATTGAGATGCAACTGAAATCGGAAATGGCTAAAATGTGGTGGGGTAATAACGCATTTTACAAAGCGCGTCTTCTTACTGATAATCAGTTTAAAGCTGCTCTGGAACACATTTCCGATGCTAAAAAACTGCCGGGATTAAAGCCTTGA
- a CDS encoding beta-lactamase family protein yields the protein MPKRMLWYFIFLIIVFGTGCEEGGNTAPETSGEETNYFESLCDSVVDQTPVPGIIAGYWSDSSQTAWEYATGFADLMEGKPMETDMYFRIASITKTMVNTVLFQLIDEGLLSMEDTLSQFRPDIPHSNSITLLMLSDMTSGIADYSTHPHFMQMALADPLHIWHPDSLIALGTSLTPLSEPGENWHYSNTNTIILGRIIEQITGKSLANELNDRIFEPCGLFHTTFPETGNDMPEPHPKGYYAGDTGYPVDWSESYDISVAWAAGAVISTLRDLREYAVFLTDGSLMSAESHAFRLQHEVPTTIEGGYYGPGILRYESWYGHLGGLPGFTSVMLRNPMTTETIIIFYNAQLNDHQPADLAKKMIDYLSRSIHAGSRTD from the coding sequence ATGCCGAAACGAATGCTATGGTATTTCATCTTTCTCATTATTGTTTTTGGCACGGGATGTGAGGAAGGAGGAAATACAGCACCTGAAACATCCGGGGAAGAGACAAACTATTTTGAAAGTCTCTGCGATTCAGTGGTTGATCAGACACCCGTTCCGGGGATCATTGCCGGATACTGGTCGGACAGCTCCCAAACAGCCTGGGAATATGCCACGGGATTTGCCGACCTGATGGAAGGAAAACCCATGGAAACGGATATGTATTTCAGGATTGCCAGCATAACAAAAACCATGGTCAACACCGTTCTGTTTCAGTTGATTGATGAAGGCCTGTTGTCCATGGAAGACACCCTGTCACAGTTCAGGCCGGACATACCCCATAGCAATTCCATTACACTCCTCATGTTATCGGACATGACAAGCGGCATAGCTGATTATTCCACACATCCCCATTTTATGCAAATGGCCCTGGCAGATCCTCTCCATATATGGCATCCCGATTCTCTGATTGCACTGGGAACCTCTTTAACACCCTTGTCCGAACCGGGAGAAAACTGGCATTACAGCAATACCAATACCATTATCCTGGGCCGCATTATTGAGCAAATTACCGGAAAATCCCTGGCAAATGAATTGAATGACCGGATTTTTGAGCCTTGCGGATTATTCCACACGACTTTTCCGGAGACAGGCAACGACATGCCCGAGCCCCATCCCAAAGGATATTACGCCGGGGATACTGGATATCCTGTCGACTGGTCAGAATCCTACGATATTTCCGTCGCCTGGGCGGCAGGTGCCGTGATTTCCACTCTCCGGGATTTACGGGAATATGCAGTCTTTTTAACTGACGGAAGCCTTATGTCCGCTGAAAGTCACGCATTTCGGTTGCAACATGAAGTACCGACAACAATTGAAGGAGGATATTACGGTCCTGGAATTCTTCGGTATGAATCATGGTATGGGCATCTGGGGGGGCTGCCGGGTTTTACATCCGTTATGCTTCGGAATCCCATGACAACAGAAACAATCATCATTTTCTACAATGCCCAGCTGAATGACCACCAGCCTGCAGATCTGGCTAAAAAGATGATTGATTATCTGTCACGTTCAATTCATGCCGGTTCCCGTACCGATTAA